In the genome of Acidobacteriota bacterium, one region contains:
- a CDS encoding aspartyl protease family protein, which produces MGLTVLEVEVGNPANPDVTEKLEFLIDSGAVYSVVPTPTLERLGIKPFAEQQFRLADGSKIVRKKGGALFKYDDNIGVADVIFGLEGDSVLLGAFTLESLGLVLDPLRRELRSLPMILAYGVAGTEKA; this is translated from the coding sequence ATGGGACTGACCGTTTTAGAGGTTGAAGTAGGAAATCCTGCTAACCCTGATGTGACAGAGAAGCTTGAGTTTTTGATCGACTCAGGGGCTGTTTACTCCGTCGTTCCAACTCCCACGTTGGAACGACTCGGCATCAAGCCTTTCGCAGAGCAACAGTTTCGCTTGGCGGACGGAAGTAAGATCGTTCGAAAGAAGGGAGGCGCTCTTTTCAAGTACGACGATAACATCGGCGTGGCAGACGTCATCTTCGGCCTGGAAGGGGACAGTGTGCTGTTGGGCGCGTTTACGCTTGAATCGCTTGGGCTAGTCCTTGATCCACTTCGCCGAGAACTGAGGTCGCTGCCGATGATACTCGCTTACGGTGTCGCTGGTACCGAGAAGGCCTGA
- a CDS encoding N-acetyltransferase — MNSSKRVIQPAPETQIRAVRGSRDRRAFIEFPYKLYRGNPHWIAPLRIAQKDVLNTKSHPFYKTSDVEMFLARRDDRVVGRIMAILNHAHNEFHSERVGFFGFFEVENDQQAAAALLNAARDWVRGRGAESFRGPVNPSTNYECAMLIEGFDLDPMIMMTYNPPYYPKLLESYGMKKAMDLYAYDIAADYFNHSDKLQRVAERLRKKNNICVRTVNMKDFKNEVQIVRRIYNDAWSRNWGFVPMSEEEFDHLAKDLKQIVDPRVVMIAEQATDGGKPRPVGFLLAVPDLNRALKKIKGRLLPFGLLKLLWHSRKIHSIRVITMGGILEYQSLGMGGILLDEIYRRGPAAGFPTGEMSWVLENNVMMNRAADLIGGRRSKTYRIYEMPA, encoded by the coding sequence ATGAACAGTTCAAAGCGTGTCATACAACCGGCCCCTGAAACCCAAATCCGTGCCGTCCGTGGTTCACGCGACAGGCGTGCGTTTATCGAGTTCCCCTATAAACTCTACCGTGGCAACCCGCACTGGATCGCGCCGCTGAGGATCGCGCAAAAGGACGTACTCAACACAAAGAGCCACCCTTTCTACAAAACATCAGACGTCGAGATGTTTCTGGCCCGGCGCGATGATCGCGTCGTTGGCCGCATTATGGCTATCCTCAATCACGCGCATAACGAATTCCATAGCGAACGCGTGGGCTTCTTTGGTTTCTTCGAGGTCGAGAATGATCAGCAGGCGGCAGCGGCGCTTCTGAATGCCGCGAGAGATTGGGTTCGCGGGCGCGGAGCCGAATCGTTTCGCGGTCCGGTGAATCCTTCGACTAACTACGAGTGCGCGATGCTGATCGAAGGCTTCGATCTGGACCCGATGATTATGATGACCTACAACCCGCCTTATTACCCGAAGTTGCTTGAAAGCTACGGGATGAAGAAGGCGATGGATCTTTACGCGTACGACATCGCGGCGGACTACTTCAACCATTCGGACAAGCTCCAGCGCGTTGCCGAGCGGCTCCGGAAGAAGAACAACATCTGCGTTAGAACCGTCAACATGAAAGACTTCAAGAACGAAGTCCAGATAGTTCGCCGGATCTACAACGATGCCTGGAGCCGCAATTGGGGATTTGTGCCGATGAGCGAAGAAGAGTTCGACCATCTGGCAAAAGACCTCAAGCAGATCGTCGATCCGCGTGTCGTCATGATCGCCGAGCAGGCGACTGACGGAGGAAAGCCGAGGCCGGTTGGATTTCTCCTTGCGGTGCCCGATCTCAATCGCGCGCTAAAGAAAATCAAAGGGCGCTTGCTGCCGTTTGGGCTGCTCAAGCTGTTGTGGCACTCGCGCAAGATCCACTCGATCCGCGTCATTACGATGGGCGGCATTCTCGAGTACCAAAGCCTGGGCATGGGTGGAATCCTGCTCGATGAGATATATCGCCGTGGCCCTGCGGCTGGCTTTCCCACGGGAGAAATGAGTTGGGTGCTGGAGAACAATGTGATGATGAACCGGGCGGCTGATTTGATCGGCGGCCGCCGCTCGAAGACCTACCGGATTTATGAGATGCCGGCGTGA